A region from the Paenibacillus humicola genome encodes:
- a CDS encoding phosphotransferase family protein, producing MRKKDPPQIEVVTQIAADCLKSATFRIERVLSGVSTYVYRIHAGGDTFYLRILPEPDNSFAAEVHVHALLGQNDVQVPEVVYFEPHHEAVGMSVMLVKEIPGSPVESCSSRGEYERVLAKAGKQLARINRIKVDGFGWVHLDKAASGPALRGEKRAWQDFVYEFLDGDLARLSDNLLASGDVSRIKSTLNDGAACMSRHEFRLNHGDFDDSHIFFRGGTFSGIIDFGEIQANSPLYDLGHYLLHDGRQMFSGFDALAKGYDEVSRLTHDDLHEIELWALWIGIRRLSIVSGRPWNDYHGHLTKSVKMIMDRLAKS from the coding sequence ATGCGTAAAAAAGACCCTCCGCAGATCGAAGTCGTTACCCAAATTGCGGCCGATTGCCTGAAATCGGCTACTTTCCGAATCGAGAGGGTGCTGAGCGGCGTATCGACGTATGTGTACCGGATTCATGCCGGCGGGGATACCTTCTATCTTCGGATTTTGCCGGAACCGGACAACAGCTTTGCCGCGGAGGTTCATGTCCATGCCTTACTCGGGCAAAATGACGTTCAAGTGCCGGAGGTCGTTTATTTCGAGCCTCATCATGAAGCTGTCGGGATGTCCGTCATGCTGGTCAAAGAGATTCCCGGTTCCCCCGTGGAAAGCTGTTCATCCCGCGGCGAATACGAGCGCGTCCTTGCTAAAGCCGGCAAACAGCTTGCGCGCATCAACCGGATCAAAGTCGACGGCTTCGGCTGGGTGCACCTGGACAAAGCGGCGTCCGGCCCGGCTTTGCGGGGCGAGAAACGAGCGTGGCAGGACTTTGTCTATGAATTTCTGGACGGCGATTTGGCGCGGTTATCGGACAATTTGCTCGCTAGCGGGGACGTGTCCCGGATCAAAAGCACCCTGAACGACGGAGCGGCATGCATGTCCAGGCATGAATTCCGCTTAAATCACGGCGATTTTGACGATTCGCATATTTTCTTCCGTGGCGGAACATTCTCGGGCATCATCGATTTCGGCGAAATCCAGGCGAACAGCCCTCTGTACGATCTGGGCCATTATCTCTTGCATGACGGTCGGCAGATGTTTAGCGGCTTTGATGCCTTGGCAAAAGGGTATGACGAAGTGAGCAGACTCACACATGACGACCTGCACGAAATCGAGCTTTGGGCCTTGTGGATCGGGATTCGGCGGCTGTCGATCGTGAGCGGCAGGCCCTGGAACGATTATCACGGCCATTTAACGAAATCGGTCAAGATGATCATGGATCGTCTGGCGAAAAGTTGA
- a CDS encoding helix-turn-helix transcriptional regulator — MENLVFRAFTPHPRLQPYIASIFALETRTGLLKNNFNMIAPNGKIKLVIPYKNNMRSTIGGFNREHREASCFVIGLTAQPALIDSDREYGNLCVEFKPQGAYRFFDTALSGLTDGIFDAQSVFHLPGRELQERLSELQDLDSKVRCLQLFLLQRLGTVIKSDPITDYAVNRIVASGGLIRVSGLSEEIGCSRRYLTGKFADYVGLSPKEYVCLVRFDRIYKSLNLNPAAARYPDGYHDQSHFIREFKRFTGFTPGEYIRRSNRLETIFSMNRQFPFIQYDTPLLC; from the coding sequence ATGGAAAATCTGGTGTTCAGGGCGTTCACTCCACATCCTCGGCTGCAGCCCTACATCGCGTCGATTTTTGCACTGGAGACGAGAACCGGACTTCTTAAAAATAACTTCAACATGATTGCTCCGAACGGTAAAATCAAGCTGGTCATTCCCTATAAAAACAACATGCGGAGTACGATTGGCGGCTTCAATCGCGAGCATCGGGAAGCCTCGTGTTTCGTCATCGGGCTGACCGCACAACCCGCCCTCATCGACAGTGATCGGGAATATGGCAATCTGTGCGTCGAATTCAAGCCGCAGGGGGCGTACCGTTTTTTCGATACGGCTCTCAGCGGTCTCACCGACGGCATCTTTGATGCACAAAGTGTGTTCCATTTACCCGGGCGCGAGCTTCAGGAACGACTGTCTGAATTGCAGGACCTGGACAGCAAAGTACGCTGCTTGCAGCTATTTTTGCTGCAAAGGCTGGGCACTGTCATCAAGTCGGATCCCATCACCGACTATGCCGTGAACCGTATCGTTGCAAGCGGGGGATTGATCCGAGTAAGCGGCCTTTCGGAAGAAATCGGCTGTTCCCGCCGATACCTGACCGGTAAATTTGCGGATTATGTCGGCCTGAGCCCAAAGGAATACGTCTGTCTTGTCCGATTCGACCGGATTTACAAAAGCCTCAACCTGAATCCGGCTGCGGCCCGGTATCCGGACGGATATCATGATCAGTCTCATTTTATCAGGGAGTTCAAAAGGTTTACCGGCTTTACGCCGGGAGAGTATATCCGCCGGAGCAACCGTCTGGAAACGATTTTTTCAATGAATAGGCAGTTCCCATTTATACAATACGACACGCCCCTCCTCTGTTAA
- a CDS encoding SRPBCC domain-containing protein: MSMVSRVENERVLVLERVFDAPRELVFKMFKEPEHLKHWWGPKGWELPVCTVDFRAGGVWHYCMKCADRNQGDFYGMESWGKAVYKEIDEPETIVYTDYFSDAEGNVDASLPTTEVTLTFIDLDGKTKLVNRAEYVSAEALKTVIDMGMEQGITETWDRLEERLNAFK, translated from the coding sequence ATGTCAATGGTTTCGAGAGTGGAAAACGAACGGGTGCTGGTACTGGAGCGCGTTTTCGACGCGCCGCGCGAGCTGGTGTTTAAAATGTTTAAGGAACCGGAGCATCTCAAGCATTGGTGGGGACCGAAAGGCTGGGAGCTTCCGGTATGCACCGTCGATTTCCGGGCGGGCGGCGTTTGGCACTACTGCATGAAGTGCGCCGATCGGAACCAGGGAGATTTTTACGGTATGGAATCTTGGGGTAAAGCCGTCTATAAGGAGATTGACGAGCCGGAAACGATCGTCTACACCGATTACTTCTCGGATGCGGAAGGGAATGTAGATGCGAGCTTGCCGACAACCGAGGTCACGCTGACATTCATCGATCTGGACGGCAAAACAAAACTGGTCAACCGTGCGGAATATGTTTCTGCAGAGGCCCTCAAAACCGTCATCGACATGGGCATGGAGCAGGGCATCACCGAAACGTGGGATCGTCTGGAAGAGCGCCTGAACGCATTCAAGTAA
- a CDS encoding helix-turn-helix domain-containing protein, which translates to MDDDLQLNVPLLRRRVPNLTSAARAAGLRAATVSNLCTGKIPVGRAEVRTLAALASLAGCSLDELIIRGGHVRMIETGIKALDLLAPVVRGGTVGLVARANMGQLVLLSELMLRMKKRGYAAVFWHPGADAPGIGDVQAEAEFTHSTKDEIYERIVSLREEKDVLLGLDRSKVLSGELFALRESLQEAGARPVTIALVDIQYELADDQGAYGPLDTLWRFDSDLISRSIYPAIDPVASTSTVLEGSHLDAVHLTTQQRARKLLRRYRELRPLVAARGMERIPEPDLQFYKRGERLEAYLAQPFYVAEPFTKKPGEWLTLYETLDDVKRILDGETDEIEPSELMFRGRLEVRS; encoded by the coding sequence ATGGATGACGATTTACAGCTTAACGTTCCTTTATTGCGCCGGCGCGTGCCGAATCTAACTTCCGCGGCGCGGGCAGCCGGACTCCGGGCGGCGACGGTGTCCAACCTATGTACGGGCAAAATTCCGGTCGGGCGGGCCGAAGTGCGAACGCTCGCGGCCCTTGCGTCGTTAGCTGGCTGCTCGCTGGATGAACTTATTATTCGGGGAGGTCATGTACGGATGATCGAAACGGGAATTAAAGCGCTGGATTTGCTGGCGCCGGTCGTGCGAGGCGGTACGGTGGGATTGGTGGCCAGGGCGAACATGGGGCAGCTGGTGCTGCTGTCCGAGCTGATGCTCCGGATGAAGAAACGGGGATATGCTGCCGTTTTTTGGCATCCTGGCGCCGATGCGCCGGGAATCGGCGACGTCCAAGCCGAGGCGGAGTTTACGCATTCGACCAAGGACGAAATTTATGAGCGGATTGTCAGCCTTCGCGAGGAAAAGGATGTTTTGCTTGGCCTGGACCGGAGCAAGGTTTTGTCCGGCGAATTGTTTGCGCTGCGCGAAAGCCTGCAGGAGGCCGGCGCCAGACCGGTCACCATTGCGCTGGTCGACATCCAGTATGAGCTTGCGGACGACCAGGGGGCATACGGACCTCTGGATACCCTTTGGCGGTTCGATTCCGATTTGATCAGCCGCAGCATTTATCCCGCGATCGATCCCGTCGCCTCCACATCGACCGTACTGGAAGGCTCGCATTTGGACGCCGTCCATCTGACGACGCAGCAGCGGGCGCGGAAATTGCTGCGCCGATACCGTGAACTGCGGCCGCTCGTTGCCGCACGAGGGATGGAACGGATCCCGGAGCCGGACCTGCAATTTTACAAGCGGGGGGAACGGCTTGAAGCGTACCTCGCCCAGCCCTTTTATGTCGCCGAGCCTTTTACGAAGAAACCCGGCGAGTGGCTGACGCTTTACGAGACGCTGGACGATGTCAAACGGATTCTTGACGGGGAGACGGATGAAATCGAACCTTCGGAGCTGATGTTCAGGGGACGTTTGGAGGTCCGGTCTTAA
- a CDS encoding AbrB/MazE/SpoVT family DNA-binding domain-containing protein, producing MKATGIVRKVDELGRIVLPIELRRSLGIAEGDALEIYVDRERVLLKKYEPACVFCGNADQTAYYRGKLICQTCAGEIGSHVRVAVGSN from the coding sequence ATGAAAGCGACCGGAATCGTTCGAAAGGTGGACGAGCTTGGCCGGATCGTGCTTCCGATTGAGCTTCGCCGCTCGCTCGGTATCGCGGAAGGGGACGCGCTTGAAATTTACGTGGACCGGGAGCGTGTCCTGCTGAAAAAATACGAGCCGGCTTGCGTATTTTGCGGCAATGCGGACCAAACGGCGTATTATAGAGGCAAATTAATTTGCCAAACGTGTGCCGGCGAAATTGGTTCGCACGTTCGCGTTGCCGTCGGATCCAACTGA
- a CDS encoding glycine--tRNA ligase yields the protein MTTRTNNTMEHIVALAKHRGFIFPGSDIYGGLANTWDYGPLGVELKNNIKRAWWKKFIQESPHNVGLDAAILMNPQAWAASGHVGNFNDPMIDCKTCKARHRADKIIENALDAKGIELVVDGLSFDQMAALMNEHQIACPDCGSRDFTDIRQFNLMFKTFQGVTESSASQIYLRPETAQGIFVNFKNVQRAMRRKTPFGIGQIGKSFRNEITPGNFTFRTREFEQMELEFFCRPGEDLEWFAYWRGFCRSWLLSLGIREEQIRLRDHSEDELSHYSSATTDIEYRFPFGWGELWGIADRTDYDLKQHMAHSGEDFHYFDPETNERYIPYCIEPSLGADRVTLAFLIDAYEEEQLDGEDSRTVLRLHPALAPYKAAVFPLSKKLAEGAQRVFAGLAADFMVDYDDTGSIGKRYRRQDEIGTPFCITYDFESETDGQVTVRDRDTMSQVRMPAAELNAFLQERVRF from the coding sequence ATGACAACCCGCACAAACAATACGATGGAGCACATCGTGGCGCTGGCCAAGCACCGCGGCTTTATTTTTCCCGGCTCGGACATTTACGGCGGACTGGCGAACACCTGGGATTACGGCCCGCTCGGCGTCGAGCTCAAAAACAACATCAAGCGCGCGTGGTGGAAAAAATTCATTCAGGAGTCCCCGCACAACGTCGGGCTCGATGCGGCGATTTTGATGAATCCGCAGGCGTGGGCGGCTTCGGGCCATGTCGGCAATTTCAACGATCCGATGATCGACTGCAAGACGTGCAAGGCGCGCCATCGGGCCGACAAAATCATCGAAAACGCGCTGGACGCAAAAGGCATCGAGCTTGTCGTCGACGGACTCTCCTTCGATCAGATGGCGGCGCTTATGAACGAGCACCAAATCGCATGTCCGGATTGCGGAAGCCGGGATTTTACGGATATCCGCCAGTTCAACCTCATGTTTAAAACGTTCCAGGGCGTTACCGAGTCGAGCGCCAGTCAAATTTATTTGCGGCCGGAGACGGCACAGGGCATCTTCGTGAATTTCAAAAACGTGCAGCGGGCCATGCGCAGGAAAACGCCCTTCGGCATCGGCCAAATCGGCAAAAGCTTCCGCAATGAGATTACACCGGGCAACTTTACGTTCCGGACGCGCGAGTTTGAGCAGATGGAGCTCGAATTCTTTTGCAGGCCGGGGGAGGATCTCGAGTGGTTTGCTTATTGGCGGGGCTTCTGCCGCAGCTGGCTCTTGTCGCTCGGCATTCGCGAGGAGCAGATTCGTCTGCGCGATCATTCGGAAGACGAGCTGTCGCACTACAGCAGCGCGACGACCGATATCGAATACCGCTTCCCGTTCGGCTGGGGCGAGCTGTGGGGCATCGCCGACCGGACCGACTACGACCTGAAGCAGCATATGGCGCACTCCGGCGAAGATTTCCACTATTTCGACCCGGAAACAAACGAGCGGTATATTCCGTACTGCATCGAGCCTTCGCTCGGAGCGGACCGCGTCACGCTCGCTTTTCTGATCGACGCGTACGAGGAGGAGCAGCTGGACGGCGAAGACAGCCGCACCGTGCTCCGGCTTCATCCGGCGCTTGCGCCGTACAAGGCAGCGGTGTTCCCGCTCTCGAAGAAGCTGGCGGAAGGCGCGCAGCGCGTATTTGCCGGGCTGGCCGCCGATTTTATGGTCGATTACGACGATACGGGCTCGATCGGCAAACGATACCGCCGGCAGGACGAAATCGGTACGCCGTTCTGCATCACCTACGACTTCGAGTCCGAGACGGACGGCCAGGTTACGGTGCGCGACCGCGATACGATGTCGCAGGTTCGCATGCCGGCTGCGGAGCTGAACGCTTTTCTCCAGGAGCGTGTACGGTTTTAG
- the metE gene encoding 5-methyltetrahydropteroyltriglutamate--homocysteine S-methyltransferase, giving the protein MKTSLIGYPRVGSLRELKFASEKYFKNEITIDELHRTGAELRASHWKSQQEHGIDFIPSNDFSFYDNLLDTASLFNIIPERYRALGLPPLETYFAMARGYQGAQGDVKALAMKKWFNTNYHYMVPEIDDSTAIRAAGTKLFDEFLEAKQHQITTKPVLIGAFTLLKLAKYNGGKQAGDFVQETAAAYADVLSRLNELGAEWIQLDEPQLVADLSKEDLLLFTKLYSRILSGKASVKVLLQTYFGDVRDCYRELQALPFDGIGIDFIEGKQSLELVRQLGFAEDKILFAGVVNGKNIWRNNYKNTLALVQELTGHAKQLVLSTSCSLLHVPYSLQRETALSDEKKRYFAFAEEKLREFAELKAILGQADPYSSALYIQNEKLFGDTRFEGNVTVQARTASLTDADFKRLPVFAEREAIQKAKFKLPPLPTTTIGSFPQTADVRANRFSFRKGDISEEQYKQFNFDKIAECIALQEEIGLDVLVHGEYERNDMVEYFGESLDGFIFTKNAWVQSYGTRCVKPPIVWGDISRSKPMTAEYSVYAKSLTGKPVKGMLTGPVTILNWSFPREDISLKDSALQIALAIRDEVLDLEANQIEIIQIDEAALREKLPLRQSDWQSEYLSWAIPAFRLVHSGVKADTQIHTHMCYSQFSDIIRDIDAMDADVITFEASRSDLAIIDAINACGFQTEVGPGVYDIHSPRIPSVEELKQGLRRMLDKINTTKLWVNPDCGLKTRGVSETWESLRHLVQAAKEVRETL; this is encoded by the coding sequence TTGAAAACATCACTTATCGGTTACCCCCGAGTCGGTTCGCTGCGGGAGCTTAAATTCGCATCCGAAAAATACTTCAAAAACGAAATCACGATCGATGAGCTGCATCGGACCGGTGCCGAGCTTCGAGCCAGCCATTGGAAAAGTCAACAAGAGCATGGGATCGACTTTATTCCGTCTAACGACTTTTCCTTCTATGACAACCTTCTCGATACGGCTTCGTTGTTTAATATCATTCCGGAGCGCTACCGGGCACTCGGTCTTCCCCCGTTAGAGACGTATTTCGCGATGGCCAGAGGTTATCAAGGCGCGCAAGGAGACGTCAAAGCGTTAGCCATGAAAAAATGGTTCAACACGAACTATCACTACATGGTACCCGAAATCGACGATTCCACCGCCATCCGGGCAGCCGGAACAAAGCTGTTCGATGAGTTTTTGGAGGCGAAGCAGCATCAGATAACGACAAAGCCCGTGTTGATCGGAGCGTTTACGCTGTTGAAACTTGCCAAATATAACGGCGGCAAACAAGCCGGCGATTTCGTGCAGGAGACAGCCGCGGCTTATGCGGACGTGTTATCGAGGCTGAACGAGCTCGGCGCCGAATGGATTCAACTGGACGAGCCACAGCTGGTAGCGGACCTCTCCAAAGAAGATCTTCTGCTCTTCACGAAGCTGTATTCCCGAATTCTTTCCGGCAAAGCCAGCGTCAAGGTCCTGCTGCAAACGTATTTCGGGGATGTTCGAGACTGCTATCGGGAGCTTCAAGCCCTCCCTTTCGACGGAATCGGAATCGACTTTATCGAAGGGAAGCAGTCGCTGGAACTCGTGCGGCAGCTTGGATTTGCAGAAGATAAAATACTGTTCGCCGGTGTCGTTAACGGCAAGAACATTTGGAGGAACAACTATAAAAACACGCTCGCGCTTGTACAAGAGCTGACCGGACACGCCAAGCAGCTTGTACTCAGCACCTCCTGCTCGCTCCTGCATGTACCTTATTCGTTACAGCGCGAAACGGCACTGTCGGACGAGAAGAAACGCTATTTCGCGTTCGCGGAAGAGAAGCTTCGTGAATTTGCCGAGCTCAAAGCAATTCTGGGGCAAGCGGATCCATATTCGAGCGCCCTCTATATTCAGAATGAGAAGCTCTTCGGCGATACCCGTTTCGAAGGAAACGTGACGGTACAGGCCAGAACGGCAAGCTTAACGGATGCGGACTTTAAGCGGCTGCCCGTTTTCGCGGAACGGGAAGCGATTCAGAAAGCAAAATTCAAGCTGCCTCCGCTGCCGACGACGACGATCGGCTCGTTCCCGCAGACTGCGGATGTGAGGGCGAATCGTTTCTCCTTTAGAAAAGGCGACATTTCCGAGGAGCAGTACAAGCAATTCAACTTCGATAAAATCGCGGAATGTATCGCTCTTCAAGAAGAGATTGGCCTGGACGTGCTTGTTCATGGCGAATACGAGCGCAACGATATGGTTGAATATTTCGGCGAAAGCTTGGACGGGTTTATTTTCACGAAAAATGCCTGGGTGCAATCCTACGGAACAAGGTGCGTGAAACCGCCGATCGTATGGGGGGATATTAGCCGCTCCAAACCCATGACGGCGGAGTATTCGGTCTACGCCAAGAGCTTAACCGGCAAACCGGTAAAAGGGATGTTAACCGGCCCGGTCACGATTCTCAACTGGTCCTTCCCCCGCGAAGATATCAGTTTGAAGGACAGCGCCCTCCAGATTGCGCTTGCGATCAGGGATGAAGTGCTGGACCTGGAAGCGAATCAAATTGAAATCATTCAAATCGATGAAGCCGCGCTGAGAGAAAAGCTGCCGCTTCGCCAGTCGGATTGGCAATCGGAGTATTTAAGCTGGGCGATCCCTGCATTCCGATTGGTGCATAGCGGTGTTAAGGCCGACACGCAAATTCATACCCATATGTGCTACAGCCAATTCAGCGATATCATTCGCGATATCGATGCGATGGACGCCGATGTCATTACGTTCGAAGCTTCCCGATCGGACCTTGCGATTATCGATGCGATCAATGCGTGCGGCTTCCAAACGGAGGTTGGTCCCGGAGTGTACGATATTCATTCCCCGCGGATACCAAGCGTAGAGGAACTCAAGCAGGGATTGCGCCGTATGCTGGATAAAATTAACACCACCAAGCTATGGGTTAATCCGGACTGCGGTCTGAAGACGCGCGGTGTAAGCGAAACGTGGGAAAGCTTGCGTCATCTGGTTCAGGCTGCGAAAGAGGTCAGAGAAACCTTGTAA
- a CDS encoding YciI family protein → MYFMLKYPPARPTFPGDMTEAEREIMNTHVAYWKNLMDHGHVLVFGPVMDDKGPYGLGIVKAESEDQVRGFIRNDPAVQGKLMNTEFYPMNAVVPEK, encoded by the coding sequence ATGTATTTTATGTTAAAGTACCCGCCGGCTAGACCTACGTTTCCCGGGGATATGACCGAAGCCGAAAGAGAAATCATGAACACGCACGTCGCGTATTGGAAAAACCTTATGGATCATGGCCATGTGCTGGTTTTCGGGCCGGTCATGGATGACAAAGGACCCTACGGGCTCGGGATCGTGAAGGCGGAGAGCGAGGATCAGGTACGCGGCTTCATCCGGAACGATCCTGCTGTTCAGGGAAAGCTCATGAATACGGAGTTTTATCCGATGAATGCGGTCGTACCCGAAAAATAA
- a CDS encoding ArsR/SmtB family transcription factor — translation MPGENPGLDLTMLSALAEPNRMHIVELLRGGPLTVGEIADRLGLRQPQASKHLKVLGASGIVEVKAEANRRFYKLRSEPFQALDGWVKTFRNVMEDRFDTLEDYLRGLQQTEK, via the coding sequence ATGCCGGGGGAAAATCCGGGTCTTGACTTGACCATGCTGAGCGCTCTGGCCGAACCGAATCGTATGCATATCGTTGAGCTTTTGCGCGGCGGTCCCCTGACCGTGGGGGAAATCGCCGACCGGCTGGGGCTTCGCCAGCCTCAGGCTTCGAAGCATTTGAAGGTACTTGGCGCGAGCGGGATCGTGGAAGTGAAGGCCGAAGCCAATCGCCGGTTCTACAAGCTCCGGTCCGAGCCTTTCCAGGCGCTGGATGGTTGGGTAAAAACCTTCCGGAACGTCATGGAAGACAGATTCGACACGCTGGAAGACTACTTGCGGGGGCTGCAGCAGACGGAAAAATAA